The genomic interval ttttctatttcttttttttcccctcttttttttttttttttctgttttttgcaaAACTAATTCTTTCACTTTCCTGTCATAAAATCACCTCTGAAAACACAACTTCTTTACAAAAAAAGTCACGAATGACACGGACTCTCAGGAAAACACATTTCTATGGTCTCTGGAAACACCTGTAACTGGCACCCAGGTGGACACTCAcctggggtgggggttgggggggaaatCCCCTCTAAGGACAGAGGAGAAATACCAGCCCTTATTTGGGGGGAAGCCAATTGGCACTTGGACGGCCACAAAGCCAACACaaagggcagggtggggaggggtccaGGAGCACCAGTCCCCCAAACCCTGTGACGGCCCCCATTCTACATCCTGGGGCGGGGAGGGTCAGGGGCCCTGCCACAATCCCTGGCGGGGAGATTTGGAAGAAACAGTCCTCCCGTGCTTACGACCAAGGCGTTTGTTTCCGAACTGGAATTCCCTTTCTGCCATCATGGCTCTCAGCCCACACACCAGGAAGCCACCTTGAGCCACGTGCAAGGACACGCCACTCATGGCAAACTGAGTCCGGGCAGCGCCTCAGGGCTGGCCAGCAGGGCTGTCTCCCCTGCCCACCAGACCCCTGGTCCCGCACGTGCCCGCTCTCCTGAAGGACACAGGCCCCCTCTTCcgtcccccaccccagcttcgGCCATCCTGCCCCTCCCAGTACCCGGCCTAAAATTGGGGTTTTGGTCTCTGCCACTGGCATGGACACCTCAGCTCCCTGgcagcagaggaaagagaagctGCCCAGGGCACCAGAGGCCTCCCGCTGCTTCAAGCAGCCTGGTCTGTGAGAAAGCCTGGGCGGTCAGAAGCAAGAGAGAGGGGGCCGGAGAAGCCGGAGACCCTCGGAACGGTGTCCAGGCTTCTTACTCCCCCCGAACACCCGGGAGGAAGAGGAAGCTTGGGACGGGGGTCTCCCCTCTGCCTCGGTCCCCACCATGCCACGTCTGACCGCCCCAAAGGAGAAGGGCGTGGGATGCGTGCCCCCCCGCACACGCGGGCTGGGAAGATCGGCCTCCACAGCAAACTCCTCAGACCTGGGCCAGGTCCCAGGCCCGGCTGATGGCAAGGGAGGGTTCCAGGCCTTCGATCTGACGACCTTACTGTGAGGAACCCTAAAGGGCGCAGCCTCGAGAGCCGGGCCCAGGGGCCAACGCACACACGGATCCACGCAGACCCACCCTGGACGGCAGGCGCATGCGCAATCGGAAGTCCGCGCAGCAGGCTCTTGTAGCACCTTTGGTCGAGAACTGAGGGGCCTTTAGATGCTGGGAGGCCGTGGCAGGTGAGGCCCGTGCCAGTCCCTCCCGCCTCTGAGAGTGGGACGAGGAAAGAGATGGGTGGGTGAGGCCCACGGGGACCTGCTTGGGTCTCGTCCGAAAGTGGGCCCTGCTCCTGCCGCcctcgtgggggggggggggggcgaggagGGGCCAAGGCCGCCTTCACCTCAACCTCTGTCCGGGCTTTCCCATCCCTGCCCCTCCTTCCCGGGCATCTGGAAGAAGGAAAGGGACGGTGCCCAGCTGGGATGGGGTCCCCTAAGGGGCCCCAGCAGCTGCCGGGTTAGCACCGAGAAATCAGATGCTGTGCGCGAGAGCTGGAAGCAAGCTGGGGAGAGATGGGATGTGGAGGGGGCAGCTGAACCCCAAGTTCCGGGGCTCCCCAGGAGCCACCCAGCAGGCCCCACTGTgcgtgggcagggagggggccaagacacaagagggaggactTCCCGGTGTCCTGGCCCCACCCTAGCCCCACCCCGTTCCAGGACCGCCCCTCCCACTGGGCTTCAGGGGGCTCCAACTGCCCAGCCCCATCCCGGGGTCAACACCGAGCCATTTGAAACAAGCAAAGCACAGGCAGGGTTGTCTGAgtgcgggggcgggggcaggagcAAGAGTATGACTTTGGGCAGGAGGGCCCCCCAAACCCCCCTCCTTGGTGGAGCCCCTCACTTGCTCTGCCCACTGCTGCCACCCCCCGCTGCGGCGCCTGCTACCCCAGCAGCCACCTTCTCGAAATCCTCAGGGTTGCAGAATTCCTTGATAGTGACCGTCAGGAGATTGCTGGTGACATCGGTGACGACCACGTTGGAGCAGGGTGACATCTCAGGGCGCCAGTCTCCAGCCTCGGGCTCTGAGGCGGCGCCGACAGGCTGAGGGGCCGCGGGAAGGGCCTGGCTGGCAGCCGCAGTGACATCGGGAGGCGCCCGCTTGCTGGTGGCCGCCGCCTCGGGAGGGATGGACAGGTCAAGCACCTCGGGCTCCCGCCAGTCGGGGGCAGATGGACTCGTGGTCTCGGGGAGCAGCTTGGGGGGCGCGTCATCCGGGTCGGAGGAGGACTGCGGGGTCGGCGAAGGGCAGCCGGAGGAGCTGGAGCTGCGGGCGTCGTACGGGGCACTGGGGGCTGCCAGGAGCAGCCCCTGGCCAGGGGAGGCGGCGATGTCGGCCTTGGTGGCTGGCGGGGGCGGCAGAGGGCCGGGCGGGGGCTTGTTGTACATCGCGAAAGCACCGAACTTCATGTGGCGGATCTGCGTGCGCAGGATGCTCTCGCTGAACTTCTTGCTCTTGCCGATGACGCGGTTCCGTGAAGGGACTTTGGGGCGGGCAAGGGCCCCGGCCCCCTGCCCGGCGCCGCCTCCGCCCGTGCCCTTGTCGATCACCTTCAGGTTCAGGATGATGCGGTTCCGCTTGGGCTCCCGCGGCTTGACCTTGCGGTTGATGATGCGCACGGTCTCGGAGAAGGGTGAGATGGGCGGGCGAAGGCCGGGGCTGCCCCCCTGGGGGtctgggcggggcagggggcggcGGGACATGCGGTGGCAGCGGCGGATGTCCTTCTTGAGCCGGTGCACGGCAGCGCTGGAATGCAGCTTGGGCGAGGAGGCGCTGGCGGTCGGCTTGACTGAGAAATGCACATCACTGATGCGGAGGGCCTCCGCCTGGGCCCGCGCCTGCGGGACAGAGGGAGGCAGTGGCTGAGGGCTCGGCCGCCCGCTGACCTCCTCTGGACACCCCTGCACCAGCCACCCACAAGTATGGTCTCAAGAAACCATCCTGAGAGCATTTAAGAAATCAGTGGTGCTCTTGACCTTGCcttagccataaaaggaaaacagGTTCAGATGGGTGATAACAAAGTGTGGAAGGTTGGAGGGCAAGTCAGACCCTCATCCAGGCCCAGCTCCAAGACTAACTTTCCAAGTTTGGCCGTGGGTCCGAGGGACAGACGGGTCGGTGGCTGCCCTTGCTGACACAGAGGAGTGTCAACAGCCAGGACACTGCACGGAAAGAAGCCCCTGATCAACCCCGCCCTGGGAGGATCCCAGCCCAGCGTTCCTCCATGGACTAATTTTTGGTGACAGAAAGGCGAGGGCGACCCCTCCCACCTTCACCCCATACCCCAGCCCTACGGACCTATTAGCAGATGCCCTgagctccttctctccctctgaaCAGGAGGCACCTCCAGCTCAGCCTTGCCTCCTCAGCTCATCACCAGCTCTGGGACAGACCCTTGGCTCCTCCTCCTCACTCCCagcaccccactccccacccccccacccccggcactTCCCCTCCTGGGTCTGATTCGTCTGACTGCCCAGGGTCTGGCTCAGGGCCTGGGTCTGAGCAAATTGGTGCCAACAGACTCCAAAGCCAGCACCTAAAGCCTGGTTGGCATCCACCCCAGGTAGACATGGGTTTGGTGGGGATGGACTAAGAGGTGGGATCAGCCACTTCATATTCTCTGTGCCAAGATGGCCTGGGACCGGATGGCTGAGCAGAAGTCTGTGGGGAGCAAGGGATACTGTCCCAGGCTCCTGGGCCCAGCTGCACACACTCCCAGGGGTGAAACTATAAAGCCCCGCCAGGGCTCTGCAGCAGCTCACCTTCTGTCTCATGGAAGATgcgagggggtgtgtgtgtggggtgtgggtGTGCGTGGCAGGGCCCTAAGAGACTCCAGGTCTAGGGCAAGAGACTCACAAGGTTATGTAAGCCATCCTCCATGGCCAGTCCTTCCTTCACTAAGAAAGTACTGATGAGTCACGTGCCAGCTGCTTAGGGCTACAACTATGACCACACACAGCTTCTACCCCTAGGGGGCTGTGCTCCACGGAGAAGACAAGTAACAGGCAATTAGGGTGCAGGGTGATTCAATACAACAGAGGAAGTACGGAGTCCAGAGGAGCACAGATTAGGTCCCAGTTGTGGAGGATGAAGCCTAAGTAGGAAAAAACCCTGGTCCTTCCTGAGCTGACTGTGCCCCAGGTGGCCTGCTGAAGGGGCCTTGCTAAGACAAATGGTGGAGGCAGAGAGCGCCCAGTGATGAGAGGATGGAGTGGCCAAGGGACTGAAAGCAATGGCTGGACAAAGGGTAGAGATGGATGACCAGTCTGGGTTCTATACAGATACCCTGGTTCCTGGGGGGAAGAGGGACCATTAGGTGGTGACTGCCTCCAGCCAGGTGAGCTAGGGGTGGCAGAGAGGAAGGACACATTCCCATGGTCAGTCTGTGAGCTCCCCAAGGGTGGGATCTGTGGTTGAGGGTCTCTCCACCTCCCATCCCCACAGTGCTGGATGCTTGACCAGTACCTGGGAGGCAGCCTGTACACCTCTCAGACAAGACTAGACTGTATTTGACCACAACCCCCAGAAGAGGTGTTTGTGGACTTACATGCTGAATAAGCGAGGATGTCACTTAGAATGTAGGAGAGGCACACTTTACTGCCACATGGTCCTCCCAGCCCTGCTGGGGGTTTCCTGGGGTGGCTTAGTTAACCATCCCTCcagccactaggtggcagcacgCGTGGGCCCGACCTGCCCTGTGCCAGGGCTGCTAGCTCCTCCTGCTCCGAGCCAGTGGAGCCAGGGACTGGTTCCCTCACACCCCTTCCCAGACAAAGGCAGGAGAAAGCCAGCCTTCCCTTGGCATGGCAACAAGGGCTTTTTGCAGGTTCATCCCCCATGGAGTTTAGGGGATTCCCCACTCTTTCTGATCCCCAGGGGTTGGTGGTTAGTCTCTCTGCCTGCTGTCTGAGCGGGACCTCTGTAAGTATGGTTATGCCGGAGTCCAGCAGTGATGCATGGTCCCTGGGGACTGGCAAGGAGCGCAGGCAAGGCAAACACCAGATCCAGGATGAAACCCCAGCTTAGTGGGCCTCCTCTGACCACAGTATATGTTACCtggttagcacagtgcctggcacatagcaagcactcaaAGAATACTAGACTATCCAAGGGGCGGGGCGGGTGCTTATGAGCAGTAATCTTTTTCTAATGTATGGTTTCCAACCTTTCtacaaaaatatttcttacttTATAATGtctaaacattattattatttttaaaaacgggCTGGTTcaccctcctcctctcttctccccaggTTGAGAATTCTTGGAAGGTGGGACCTGGGTCTGCCTGTAGATTAAAACTGGTAACCACAGCCTAAGGCATTTATTGCACTCTGTGTGACAGGCACGGCTCTGAGGGGTTGGCATGTACTATACATACATAATGTGGAAGGTTAAAGACCTGGACTCTACCACTCACTCTCTGTGACCacgggcaagttatttaatctctctggcctcagtttttctatctacaaaatggggataatgcagCCTACCTCAGGGGCTCCTGTTCTCTTCAGAATATTTCCCTGCAGAAAGTGAGTGCTATCTGAGTGTAATTTGTTTACTATACACACTGCCTCTTGGTGACCCACAGAGCAATGGGTTCAGACCAAGCTGATCTCCATCACCCCTTGCAAATATCTATCTCTCTCATGCTACCTGTTTTTAAGGTCCAGATCAAGGTTCTCTCATCTGCCTCTCCATCCCCTGCCCCACCAACTCTACAGCCTTCATagtttcctttttgtgtgtgtatgtgtgtgtgtccatcttGCTCCCTTAACCTGACGTGTACTCTCTGAGGGACAGGGTTAAGAAAAGGAGACATGATGAAGCCAGGAAGCTGGGTGGTGGGAGCTCAGGTAAATCacttcccctccctgggccttgatcttctcatttgcaaaatagggataatattccctacttcatagggttgttgagagATTTAAAGGAGATAATCCATGTGGGGCTCAGCACTGTGTTAGGCCCATAGCCAGCTCAGGAGATatagctattaaaaaagaaaagcattttgtgAATCAATGCTCATGGTCATTACTCACTTCCCCGCTAGAGGGCACTCCAGCTGCACTGAGAGGCTGTCACACAGCCCACTGGCCCTCCAGCTGCTCTGCCCCATCCCTCCGAAGAAGCATCAAGAGTTAAGGTTACTCCAGAGATCCCCTAAGATGTGTGTAATTTGGCGACAAGGGTCACAGAAATATGTAATTCTGGAAACCATTATTTCTTTCACTTCTGCCCAGttcttttggggggtggggggctggagagCCCCCCCCAAATTGGGCTTTGAGCCTTTAGGACAAATTGGAGATTCTGAGTTCTGCATTCTGCACAGCCTCTTTTCTGCAGAGTCCTGCATGCTCTTCCCGTGCCAACTGCCACAAAGTCACAGGCTGTCGGGGTGGGAAGGGGCCCTGAGACAACCTTAGCACTAGTGGGGGGGACTGTGGTTGCCCACGGAGGCCCGCCTGCAGCCGTGCCTGCCACCTTGGGTCATCTCGCCTTCCCTTCCCAGACTCTGTTCTTtctcactaaaaaaaataaaataaacaccaaaaaaacTCTAAGATGGCTTCCTCTGGAGCTAGGTCGCCCTCCCTTGCCGAGGCTAATGTGCTCTGCTTTTACTCTCCCACTCTCCATCCTCATTAGAGCCTCCAGAGACAGCCAAAAGTGGGCGAAACTAAGAACCAGTGGCCCAGCCTGGGTGATAAAACTCAAAGTGAAGTGATTTAAGGTCAAATTCAAGTTGGATCCCTCTGTCAGGAGGGTAGGCATACAGAACAAATCCTGAGAGAGGGAAGCTGCGGGCAGGGAGGcaggtgccccccccccccaaagcctCTCCCTGTTCCCCAGGATGAGGGAGACCAAATTCTCTCCCCCTGGGTTCTAATTCCAGGCAGAGCCCTACCAGCTCAAGGCTGGGGGAGATGAGGGCTCTCACGTGCAGAAGCAACCTCCCTGCCACCCCCTCAGGTGGGCACCCCACCTGCCTCACCCACCCGCTTCCTGCTGGCCTCCCCAGACCCTGGTTTTGTCAGTGAGGATTATCCTTCCCCCTGTCCCCATTCCCAGGCCCCTCTTGCTGAAGCTGGAGTTGGCCAGGGCCTGCTGCCAGGGGCTCTT from Balaenoptera ricei isolate mBalRic1 chromosome 10, mBalRic1.hap2, whole genome shotgun sequence carries:
- the CBX6 gene encoding chromobox protein homolog 6, whose product is MELSAVGERVFAAESIIKRRIRKGRIEYLVKWKGWAIKYSTWEPEENILDSRLIAAFEQKERERELYGPKKRGPKPKTFLLKARAQAEALRISDVHFSVKPTASASSPKLHSSAAVHRLKKDIRRCHRMSRRPLPRPDPQGGSPGLRPPISPFSETVRIINRKVKPREPKRNRIILNLKVIDKGTGGGGAGQGAGALARPKVPSRNRVIGKSKKFSESILRTQIRHMKFGAFAMYNKPPPGPLPPPPATKADIAASPGQGLLLAAPSAPYDARSSSSSGCPSPTPQSSSDPDDAPPKLLPETTSPSAPDWREPEVLDLSIPPEAAATSKRAPPDVTAAASQALPAAPQPVGAASEPEAGDWRPEMSPCSNVVVTDVTSNLLTVTIKEFCNPEDFEKVAAGVAGAAAGGGSSGQSK